The Streptococcus viridans genome includes a window with the following:
- a CDS encoding type IV secretion system DNA-binding domain-containing protein has protein sequence MSSQSRDVLNQSYLQSYLLQSLNMALGALMQGETSYTNSFNIVIQEDGFIFVPRLPCAYILDDDLYKKIYLIANASLYPQYTLLKQNATYFVPLETDDLHIQRGLFFPWQRGISERLAIPDLDKFSARLPHGKIPIMKHFELNLERINHWAIAGSSGSGKSYALTYFLSVLKHMSDLIIIDPKFDTPSRWARENQIAVIHPVENRSKSDFVSQVNEQLSQCTNLIQKRQAILYDNPNHQFTHLTIVIDEVLALSEGVNKNIKEAFFSLLSQIALLGRATKIHLFLVSQRFDHNTIPISVREQLNVVLQIGNINQKTTQFLFPDLDPEGIVIPIGHGTGIIQVIDNEHPYQVLPLLCPTYYTKRGIL, from the coding sequence ATGAGTTCACAATCTCGTGATGTGCTGAACCAATCTTACCTGCAATCTTACCTGCTCCAGAGCCTAAACATGGCTCTGGGGGCTTTAATGCAGGGAGAAACCAGCTACACCAATTCTTTTAATATTGTTATTCAAGAAGACGGGTTTATCTTTGTCCCTCGTCTGCCATGTGCCTATATCCTTGATGATGACTTGTACAAAAAAATCTATCTGATTGCCAATGCTTCACTTTATCCACAATACACACTCCTAAAACAAAACGCTACCTATTTTGTCCCTCTAGAAACGGATGACTTACACATTCAACGTGGTTTATTCTTCCCTTGGCAAAGAGGAATTTCAGAACGTTTAGCGATTCCTGATTTGGATAAGTTTTCAGCCAGATTACCACATGGGAAAATCCCTATCATGAAGCACTTTGAACTCAACCTGGAAAGGATAAACCATTGGGCTATAGCAGGTTCGTCGGGTTCTGGGAAATCGTACGCTCTCACTTACTTTTTGAGTGTACTGAAGCATATGTCTGACTTAATTATCATTGACCCTAAATTCGATACACCAAGCCGATGGGCAAGGGAAAATCAAATTGCAGTTATCCACCCTGTCGAAAACCGTTCAAAATCTGATTTTGTTTCACAGGTCAATGAACAATTAAGTCAGTGCACAAACCTCATTCAGAAACGACAAGCTATTTTGTATGATAACCCCAATCATCAATTTACTCATCTAACCATTGTTATTGATGAAGTCCTAGCTTTATCCGAGGGAGTCAATAAGAATATCAAAGAAGCCTTTTTCTCCCTACTCTCTCAGATTGCCTTACTAGGACGTGCTACCAAAATCCATCTGTTTTTGGTAAGCCAGCGTTTTGACCACAATACTATTCCAATTTCCGTTAGGGAACAGCTAAACGTAGTGTTGCAAATTGGAAATATCAATCAGAAAACTACTCAATTTTTATTTCCAGACCTAGACCCAGAGGGTATTGTTATTCCAATAGGACACGGAACAGGTATCATTCAAGTTATTGATAATGAACATCCCTACCAAGTTCTGCCCTTACTCTGTCCAACCTACTACACTAAACGAGGTATTCTATGA
- a CDS encoding helix-turn-helix domain-containing protein gives MNFEKMNDLIISERILNARKSRKLTQESFCDEFSGKVSLDKFRLSNLENGKRNKKKNPHFLTEAYIEFYSELLGVSNEEFLFGNLEDKKSLIKLILLNIFMNADSQAYRTDVPQVEQTPIFDVEIASDEEFFRLAFLNLPEEKYGDYHNQSQKYFTDLANGIDTNLSDLKTYREKVAGVLKEIDSFFYSERFASFYISLMDGRSIFSEQSSILLRILLGNFDFACDFLKRKSNSENIRCNGVDLRNPKVEYFYIDNYLNSLGNFSASVTDWKEMSFDLFINAFNEFLELHLELFMDFFSKNVFNKSLKQLSNDYINTLFSGNEFTELLNNIYLKDQFLMERMIGHNFSRAMIQKFSLVKENSIKFKKIGRTYPTTVKRLEDFYELDHLKNQRDIYDLDKYLYDFENMTVLFANSGQKHDSGGLFLPSYFDIVSLK, from the coding sequence ATGAATTTTGAAAAAATGAATGATTTAATTATTTCTGAAAGAATTCTAAATGCTAGAAAATCACGAAAACTAACACAAGAAAGTTTTTGTGATGAATTTTCGGGAAAGGTAAGTTTAGATAAATTTCGATTATCAAATTTGGAAAATGGGAAACGGAATAAAAAGAAAAACCCCCATTTTTTAACGGAGGCTTACATAGAATTTTATTCCGAGCTGTTAGGTGTTTCAAATGAGGAATTTCTTTTTGGAAATTTAGAAGATAAGAAAAGTTTGATCAAATTAATTTTGTTGAATATTTTTATGAACGCCGATTCACAGGCGTATAGAACAGATGTACCTCAAGTTGAACAGACACCTATATTTGATGTTGAAATAGCTTCTGATGAAGAATTTTTTAGATTAGCGTTTTTGAACCTACCAGAAGAAAAATACGGTGACTATCACAACCAATCGCAAAAGTATTTTACAGATTTAGCAAATGGCATAGACACGAATCTTTCAGATTTGAAAACGTACCGTGAAAAGGTGGCTGGTGTTTTAAAAGAAATAGATTCATTTTTTTACAGTGAAAGATTTGCTTCCTTCTATATTTCTTTGATGGACGGCAGGAGTATCTTTTCAGAGCAATCCTCTATTTTATTAAGAATACTATTAGGAAATTTTGATTTTGCTTGCGATTTTCTCAAGAGAAAAAGCAATTCTGAAAATATTAGGTGTAACGGAGTAGACTTAAGAAATCCTAAAGTAGAATATTTTTATATTGACAACTATCTGAATTCTTTAGGTAATTTTTCTGCTAGTGTTACTGACTGGAAAGAGATGTCATTTGATCTATTTATAAATGCATTTAATGAATTTTTAGAATTGCATTTAGAATTATTTATGGATTTTTTCTCAAAAAATGTTTTTAATAAGAGCTTGAAACAGCTCTCAAATGATTATATCAATACCTTATTTTCTGGGAATGAATTTACGGAGTTACTAAATAATATTTATCTAAAAGACCAATTCTTAATGGAGCGTATGATTGGTCATAATTTCTCTAGAGCGATGATTCAAAAATTTTCATTAGTAAAAGAAAATTCAATCAAATTTAAAAAAATAGGTAGAACTTATCCAACAACTGTAAAGAGGTTAGAAGATTTCTATGAGTTAGACCATTTAAAAAATCAACGAGATATATATGATTTAGATAAATATCTATATGACTTCGAAAATATGACAGTATTGTTTGCGAATAGCGGACAAAAACATGATAGTGGAGGACTATTTCTGCCCTCATATTTTGATATTGTTTCGCTTAAATAA
- a CDS encoding malolactic enzyme, with amino-acid sequence MTAHDILNNPFLNKGTAFTLEERKELGLIGLLPPYVQTIEEQAAQTYAQMQTKANDLEKRLFLMEIFNTNRTLFYYLFSQHLEEFNPIVYDPTIADTIEGYSDLFVDPQYAGYLDINHPENIEATLKNAAGDREIRLIVVTDAEGILGIGDWGTNGVDISVGKLMVYTGAAGIDPSMVLPLVIDAGTNREELRNNPNYLGNRHERVRGDRYYDFIDQFVQTAERLFPKLYLHWEDFGRSNAANILEKYRKQIPTFNDDIQGTGIVTLGGIFGSLDISGEKLTDQVYLCYGGGTAGAGIAARVLREMVSEGLSEEEAYRRFFMVDKQGLLFDDMDDLTPEQKPFAKKRADFSNADKLTDLLEVVKTVKPTILVGTSTQPNTFTKEIVEAMCENTERPMIFPLSNPTKLAEASAKDLIEWSDGKAFVATGIPADTVSYKGVDYVIGQANNALIYPGLGLGMLASEASLLTDEMIGAAAHSLSGIVNPGQPGAPVLPPFKYVADVSIKVAEAVAKKAQEQGLAHAKETDMAKAVRDLKWYPEYK; translated from the coding sequence ATGACTGCACATGATATTTTAAACAATCCTTTCCTTAATAAGGGAACTGCCTTTACCTTAGAGGAGCGAAAGGAACTAGGCCTTATTGGTTTACTGCCACCGTATGTTCAAACGATTGAAGAACAAGCGGCGCAAACTTATGCACAAATGCAAACAAAAGCCAATGATTTGGAAAAGCGTCTTTTCCTAATGGAAATTTTTAATACCAACCGGACTCTTTTCTATTACCTCTTTTCTCAACATTTGGAGGAATTCAATCCAATTGTATACGATCCAACCATTGCAGATACCATTGAAGGCTATAGTGACCTCTTTGTAGATCCCCAATATGCGGGATATCTTGATATCAATCATCCTGAAAATATTGAAGCCACTTTGAAAAATGCTGCTGGGGATCGCGAGATTCGTCTCATTGTTGTAACAGATGCAGAAGGAATCCTTGGAATCGGTGACTGGGGAACAAATGGTGTCGATATTTCTGTCGGGAAATTGATGGTCTACACAGGTGCTGCTGGAATCGATCCTTCTATGGTTCTTCCTTTAGTCATTGATGCAGGGACTAACCGTGAAGAACTTCGTAACAACCCTAATTACTTAGGAAATCGTCACGAACGGGTTCGCGGTGATCGTTACTACGACTTCATTGACCAATTTGTTCAAACAGCAGAACGTCTCTTTCCTAAACTCTACCTTCACTGGGAAGACTTCGGCCGCTCGAATGCTGCCAATATTCTTGAAAAATACCGGAAACAAATTCCAACTTTTAATGATGATATTCAAGGTACAGGAATCGTTACCCTAGGTGGTATCTTTGGTTCACTGGATATTAGTGGTGAAAAATTAACAGATCAAGTTTATCTCTGCTATGGTGGTGGTACTGCTGGTGCAGGAATTGCTGCTCGTGTTCTTCGTGAAATGGTAAGTGAAGGTCTTTCTGAAGAAGAAGCCTATAGACGTTTCTTTATGGTTGATAAACAAGGTCTTCTCTTTGATGACATGGATGACCTAACCCCTGAACAAAAACCGTTTGCTAAGAAACGTGCTGACTTTAGTAACGCAGACAAGTTGACTGACCTGCTTGAAGTAGTGAAGACTGTGAAGCCAACCATTCTTGTAGGAACTTCAACTCAACCTAATACCTTCACTAAAGAAATAGTAGAAGCAATGTGTGAAAATACAGAACGTCCGATGATCTTCCCTTTGTCAAATCCAACCAAACTAGCAGAAGCGAGTGCCAAAGATTTGATTGAATGGTCAGATGGCAAAGCTTTTGTCGCAACAGGAATTCCTGCTGATACAGTTTCTTATAAAGGTGTCGACTATGTGATTGGTCAAGCCAATAATGCCTTGATTTACCCAGGTCTTGGTCTAGGTATGCTGGCTTCTGAAGCAAGTCTTTTGACTGATGAAATGATTGGAGCAGCGGCTCATTCATTGAGTGGTATTGTCAATCCAGGCCAACCAGGAGCTCCTGTTTTGCCACCATTCAAGTATGTAGCAGATGTTTCTATTAAAGTAGCAGAAGCAGTCGCTAAAAAAGCACAAGAGCAAGGTCTTGCGCATGCTAAGGAAACAGATATGGCCAAAGCAGTTCGTGATTTGAAGTGGTACCCAGAATATAAATAA
- a CDS encoding RNA polymerase sigma factor → MSNKVKERRERKIEEAIKAKNWDEVIRLLQQEQSNAERRDRYHHKRSMEEYISRNDGKRRERYEVVASSDLNPEETLIREELKQAIHKAKASLSAIDSKIVEMIAEQGSSYKETARYITEHYKKMSDVTVKSHYCKALKKLAPLLKAYR, encoded by the coding sequence ATGAGCAATAAAGTCAAAGAACGCCGTGAGCGTAAAATCGAAGAAGCTATTAAAGCTAAAAATTGGGACGAAGTAATCCGTTTGCTTCAACAAGAACAAAGTAACGCAGAACGCCGTGATCGTTACCACCATAAACGAAGCATGGAAGAATACATATCTCGTAATGACGGAAAACGGCGTGAACGCTATGAAGTAGTTGCAAGCTCTGATTTGAATCCCGAAGAAACTTTAATCCGAGAGGAGTTAAAACAGGCTATTCATAAAGCTAAAGCATCCTTATCAGCAATTGACAGTAAAATTGTTGAAATGATAGCGGAACAAGGTTCAAGCTATAAAGAAACGGCTCGCTATATCACTGAACATTATAAGAAAATGAGTGATGTAACTGTTAAATCCCATTATTGTAAAGCGCTAAAAAAATTAGCTCCTTTATTAAAAGCTTACCGCTAA
- a CDS encoding helix-turn-helix domain-containing protein, with amino-acid sequence MNDTPLLLTRQQASELLGIDPKSFDKYIRSHPDFQCFMVGKQERYLRSKLLNFIESHCV; translated from the coding sequence ATGAATGACACTCCTCTACTACTAACACGGCAACAAGCATCCGAATTATTGGGGATTGACCCAAAATCTTTCGATAAATACATTCGCAGTCATCCAGATTTTCAATGTTTCATGGTTGGGAAACAAGAACGCTATCTCCGTTCTAAACTGTTGAATTTTATTGAAAGTCACTGTGTATAG
- a CDS encoding helix-turn-helix domain-containing protein: MTTKNYLQHYISQKVKYFRTQNKMSQEELSEQAGLGLKYINQLENQNVNLTIHSLEKVIDALEMTPEEFFNFDSLESTSDKTDNLSLKRINMKIKQLPIDKREKMLVIFESILDNL; encoded by the coding sequence ATGACAACTAAAAACTATTTACAACACTATATTTCCCAAAAAGTGAAATATTTTCGAACACAAAACAAAATGAGCCAGGAAGAACTTTCGGAACAAGCGGGACTTGGGCTTAAGTATATCAACCAACTCGAAAACCAAAATGTGAATCTGACCATTCACAGTCTTGAAAAAGTGATTGACGCCCTAGAGATGACCCCAGAGGAATTTTTCAATTTTGATAGCCTTGAATCAACCTCTGATAAGACTGACAATCTTTCACTCAAAAGAATCAACATGAAGATTAAACAGCTCCCTATTGATAAACGAGAAAAGATGTTGGTCATTTTTGAAAGTATCTTAGATAATCTTTGA
- a CDS encoding protein kinase family protein, with translation MISVNDNAKLLNSIVGIERDYLNYFGKEFAIDYEHLYKDVFDDRLSRLCSSIHYQLVKGLRILNDSINGGRHFWAEPSRDLIKSISLSNRFVNNLKNSGESVSIDEYYDEVLKNCNGFLSSSGGSSVPDDMSEVEIYYELPIFKVSDIVEIPNNTIQRFQLKTIGDGSYATVFSFYDENYNKTFALKRAKKTILPKDLERFYLEFDIMKQLQSPYVLEVYSIDKMKNEYVMEYADTSLFEYIKNHNQKLTFAERMNLGNQIIKGFEYLAKKNILHRDISPKNILIKEYEDLKIIKIADLGNVKLSDSLLTSLDTEIRGAFNDYSGLQRVGFSNYNFHFEGFALSKLLYFVLTGRYKDFTKFEYSNLEEFINKGTNPNLNQRFSDINELKRAFLKIRPPY, from the coding sequence TTGATTTCTGTAAATGATAATGCAAAACTATTAAATAGTATTGTGGGGATTGAAAGGGATTATCTGAATTACTTTGGTAAAGAGTTTGCTATTGATTATGAACATCTTTACAAAGATGTTTTTGATGATAGGCTGAGTCGGTTATGTTCTAGTATACACTATCAGTTGGTGAAGGGATTAAGAATATTAAATGATAGTATAAATGGTGGGAGACATTTCTGGGCTGAACCAAGTAGAGATTTGATAAAATCAATTTCACTATCAAACAGATTTGTCAACAACCTTAAGAATTCTGGTGAGAGTGTTAGTATTGATGAATACTATGATGAAGTATTAAAAAATTGTAATGGTTTTCTATCGTCATCTGGTGGAAGCTCAGTACCAGATGATATGTCAGAAGTTGAAATATACTATGAGTTACCAATTTTTAAAGTATCGGATATTGTCGAAATCCCGAATAACACTATACAACGGTTCCAATTGAAAACGATTGGTGATGGTTCTTACGCTACTGTCTTTAGTTTTTATGATGAGAACTACAACAAAACTTTTGCATTAAAACGTGCTAAAAAAACTATTCTACCCAAGGATTTAGAGAGATTCTATTTAGAATTTGATATAATGAAGCAGTTACAATCTCCGTATGTACTCGAAGTTTACTCTATTGATAAAATGAAAAATGAGTATGTCATGGAGTATGCTGACACTTCACTTTTTGAATATATAAAGAACCATAATCAAAAATTGACGTTTGCCGAGAGAATGAACCTAGGCAATCAAATAATAAAAGGATTTGAGTATCTAGCTAAAAAAAATATACTTCATAGAGATATATCACCCAAAAATATTTTGATTAAAGAGTATGAGGATTTAAAAATTATTAAAATAGCTGATTTGGGGAATGTAAAGTTAAGCGATAGCCTGTTAACATCTCTGGATACAGAAATAAGAGGTGCGTTTAATGACTATTCAGGACTCCAACGAGTTGGATTTAGTAATTATAATTTTCATTTTGAAGGGTTTGCTTTGTCTAAATTATTGTACTTCGTTTTAACTGGAAGATATAAAGATTTTACAAAATTTGAATATAGTAATTTGGAGGAATTTATTAATAAAGGAACAAATCCAAATTTGAATCAAAGATTTAGCGATATAAATGAATTAAAGAGGGCGTTTTTAAAAATTAGACCACCTTATTAA
- a CDS encoding Bpu10I family restriction endonuclease, which yields MSSNKRSKFSTRAGRISEREWYVQFLTSHPFDDSLFRRFYIMVKENFTEIEISEEGILDIGYF from the coding sequence ATTAGCTCAAATAAAAGAAGTAAATTCTCTACCAGAGCAGGGAGAATCTCAGAACGAGAATGGTATGTACAGTTTTTAACTTCTCATCCATTTGATGATTCTCTCTTTAGGAGGTTCTATATTATGGTGAAAGAGAATTTTACGGAAATTGAAATTAGTGAAGAAGGTATACTTGACATTGGTTATTTTTGA
- a CDS encoding LysR family transcriptional regulator: MNLKDLQYFYDLCQLQSYTEVAKLHKVSQPSISYAIKRLEESFNCKLIHHDPSHRSFKLTPQGQILLKHTEKILSEVISTRKEINRSLAQYSTVGFPPIIIQYLFAVLNENDKFDFLKKVRPIRGGSVELLNLLLKGDLDASLLGLIEPLNHPSIETHELFHKELYVVLSKNHPLATAPSLTFEDLVNQSFILLDEHFVHLKAFELLNQKYQNKAEIFFKSDDIVIIKELLKKGIGVSLLADIALSDEDDDLIKIPLIPEDQITFTVYYAYLKSATLSSEIEALFNLIKSYE, translated from the coding sequence ATGAATTTAAAAGATCTACAATATTTTTATGACCTCTGCCAGCTTCAATCCTATACGGAAGTAGCAAAACTACATAAAGTCAGCCAACCATCTATTTCTTATGCCATCAAGCGCTTAGAGGAATCTTTTAATTGCAAATTGATTCACCATGATCCTTCACATCGTTCCTTTAAATTAACTCCTCAAGGGCAAATCCTTCTAAAGCATACAGAAAAGATCTTATCTGAGGTTATTTCTACTCGCAAAGAAATTAATCGCTCCTTGGCACAATACTCTACTGTAGGATTCCCTCCTATTATCATTCAGTATCTCTTTGCTGTCTTAAACGAAAATGATAAATTCGATTTTTTAAAAAAGGTACGCCCTATCCGCGGTGGCTCCGTAGAGTTATTAAATCTTCTCCTCAAGGGAGACCTTGATGCAAGCCTACTCGGCTTGATTGAACCACTCAATCATCCTTCAATAGAGACACATGAACTCTTTCATAAAGAACTGTATGTCGTTTTATCTAAGAACCATCCTCTTGCTACTGCTCCTTCCCTCACTTTTGAAGATTTAGTAAATCAATCCTTTATACTTTTAGACGAACACTTTGTTCACCTGAAAGCTTTTGAACTACTTAATCAAAAGTATCAAAACAAGGCAGAAATATTCTTTAAGAGTGACGACATTGTCATCATTAAAGAACTTTTAAAGAAAGGGATTGGCGTTAGTTTACTGGCTGATATCGCACTTTCTGATGAAGATGATGATTTAATAAAAATCCCTCTAATACCGGAGGACCAGATAACATTTACAGTTTATTACGCTTATCTCAAATCGGCTACACTGTCATCAGAAATAGAAGCCTTATTTAATCTCATTAAATCATATGAATAG
- a CDS encoding replication protein, whose protein sequence is MAKEQRSTKWTFLFYEESAPENYLTILEELHIPFILSPWHDKDVNKQTGEFKKSHKHGAFFFDSLKSYSQVSNIISDKLNGPAHVEVVMSPTGLFDYFTHAENPDKTPYNIEDIEVGCGFNLEKFLMEMNSSDFIHEVVDIIEENDFSEFEELVWYARANNTNLLSLIIERTYFFAKYLDSRRYNQNRYQQQKEIPYSEFEDNE, encoded by the coding sequence ATGGCAAAAGAACAGCGCTCAACCAAATGGACGTTTCTCTTCTACGAGGAAAGCGCACCAGAGAACTACTTGACTATCTTAGAGGAACTTCATATCCCCTTTATTCTTAGTCCTTGGCATGATAAAGATGTTAATAAACAAACAGGAGAGTTCAAAAAGTCGCACAAACACGGTGCTTTCTTCTTTGATTCACTGAAAAGCTATTCTCAAGTATCAAATATCATCAGTGACAAACTGAACGGTCCAGCACATGTGGAGGTAGTTATGTCTCCCACTGGTTTATTTGACTACTTTACTCATGCGGAGAATCCAGATAAGACCCCCTATAACATTGAGGATATTGAAGTCGGTTGTGGCTTTAATTTGGAAAAATTCTTGATGGAGATGAACTCCTCGGATTTTATCCATGAAGTAGTCGATATTATCGAAGAGAACGACTTTAGCGAATTTGAAGAATTGGTCTGGTATGCCCGAGCAAACAATACCAATTTACTATCTCTAATCATTGAACGTACGTATTTCTTCGCCAAGTACCTAGATTCACGGCGGTACAATCAAAATCGTTACCAACAACAAAAAGAAATACCTTATTCGGAGTTTGAAGATAATGAATGA